One genomic region from Yarrowia lipolytica chromosome 1C, complete sequence encodes:
- a CDS encoding uncharacterized protein (Truncated form of YALI0C01595g, similar to Saccharomyces cerevisiae SEC10 (YLR166C); ancestral locus Anc_8.384, similar to uniprot|Q06245 Saccharomyces cerevisiae YLR166C Exocyst complex component SEC10): protein MEQLMAEVSKQTSSLGDKMDRISGQHQKAIASHFLINCYLSFVKKSSCLELERMWKDGPSGQRKCATYVRQLLILSSKIDTVEACRRAQSDIEKFAEKIEKDLLDVFDQAYRNADMLMMKDSADVLTDFNGGTNVIMAFVNQHDFFIAQDKVVAANSEPDEAVLKELADPNNSDPQFDHVTEELCSEVVSVVNTETEIIKRVFKEPVVVLQVFLQRVFAQRIQQRIELFLSSAEAMSTLAYVRSLHLAYNVVSSLVKKLKDFFSSENLDTHDSLAALLDQNFADIFIPHIDKNRYFESEKKSLSELISAALWKFAEFHEKKSSHKEGGLLGRITHSLDNEDNKGIGNFMRNFRDRNERHSTPDSPVPLEPEDGEIKIDVVQMCLKCLAESIQRVLELAHQNEINDCVVSLHDLLIESVGKSYIETGLDDAIVSRDMKTISFVHLKTIRRVLTAIRLMSVVINSVIVPLTDSHGQGRRYIVMQTNNFFTKCEEKINSILQVTLDIVSARVTVLLSKQKKRDFLPKEDTPTHQPTSTCLELISFLTEVHDAGAIFLIEQTLKQFLFHVGIEFRDALLEHLKKFTVSVAGGSILSMDMANYTKMVNSWGISELSEAFVIVNDLAGIFAAELAMVNSLVKEGPLSKTKPFILKEYLSKRSDYQGGTVNKMFAATNKIQALGMM, encoded by the coding sequence ATGGAGCAGTTGATGGCCGAGGTGAGCAAACAGACGTCCTCTCTGGGCGACAAAATGGACCGTATTTCGGGCCAGCATCAAAAGGCCATTGCATCGCATTTCCTCATCAACTGTTACCTTTCGTTTGTAAAGAAGAGCAGCTGTTTGGAGCTCGAGAGAATGTGGAAAGACGGTCCCAGTGGTCAGCGAAAGTGTGCCACCTACGTGCGCCAATTATTGATTCTGTCGTCGAAGATCGACACTGTGGAGGCTTGTCGACGAGCCCAGAGTGATATTGAGAAGTTTGCAGAGAAAATCGAGAAGGATTTACTCGATGTGTTTGACCAGGCATACAGAAACGCCGATATGCTGATGATGAAGGACTCGGCCGACGTCCTGACGGACTTCAACGGCGGAACGAACGTTATTATGGCGTTTGTCAACCAGCATGACTTCTTTATTGCTCAGGATAAAGTGGTGGCTGCCAACTCTGAGCCAGATGAAGCTGTTCTCAAAGAACTGGCTGATCCTAACAACTCCGATCCCCAATTCGACCATGTGACCGAAGAGCTCTGTTCCGAGGTTGTTTCTGTGGTCAACACCGAAACCGAGATCATCAAGCGTGTTTTCAAGGAGCCCGTGGTTGTTTTGCAGGTGTTCCTTCAGCGAGTATTTGCCCAGCGAATCCAGCAGCGAATCGAGCTGTTTCTGAGCTCTGCAGAGGCCATGAGTACCCTTGCATACGTCAGATCGCTGCATCTGGCTTACAATGTGGTCTCTAGTTtggtgaagaagttgaaggACTTCTTTTCGTCGGAGAACCTCGACACTCACGATTCCCTGGCAGCTCTGCTTGACCAGAACTTTGCCGACATCTTCATTCCCCATATCGACAAGAATCGGTACTTTGAGAGCGAAAAGAAGTCACTTAGTGAGCTCATTTCTGCTGCTCTATGGAAGTTCGCCGAGTTCCACGAAAAGAAGTCATCACACAAAGAAGGTGGTCTGCTTGGTCGAATCACCCATTCTCTTGACAACGAAGACAACAAGGGTATCGGCAACTTCATGCGAAACTTCAGAGACAGAAACGAGCGTCACAGCACTCCTGACTCGCCTGTTCCTCTGGAgccagaagatggagagattAAGATTGATGTAGTGCAAATGTGTCTGAAGTGTCTGGCTGAGAGTATTCAGCGAGTGCTTGAACTGGCACACCAGAATGAAATCAACGACTGTGTGGTTTCTCTGCATGACCTGCTGATTGAGTCAGTGGGTAAGAGTTACATTGAGACCGGTCTGGACGATGCCATTGTGTCTCGTGACATGAAGACCATCTCTTTTGTGCATCTCAAGACGATCCGACGAGTTCTGACTGCCATTCGACTCATGTCCGTTGTGATCAACTCTGTGATTGTCCCTTTGACCGATTCTCATGGTCAAGGAAGACGATACATTGTCATGCAGACCAATAATTTTTTTACAAAGTGCGAAGAGAAGATCAATTCAATTCTGCAGGTGACCTTGGACATTGTTTCTGCTCGAGTTACTGTTCTGTTGAgcaagcagaagaagcgagaCTTTCTACCAAAGGAAGACACCCCTACACATCAGCCCACTAGCACTTGTCTCGAGCTGATTTCTTTCCTCACAGAAGTGCACGATGCCGGTGCCATCTTTCTCATTGAGCAAACACTCAAACAGTTCCTATTCCATGTTGGAATCGAATTTAGAGAtgctcttcttgagcatctTAAAAAGTTTACCGTCTCTGTGGCTGGAGGCTCGATTCTGAGCATGGATATGGCCAACTACACCAAGATGGTCAACTCGTGGGGCATCTCTGAGTTGTCTGAGGCGTTTGTGATTGTGAACGACCTGGCTGGTATTTTCGCAGCTGAGCTGGCCATGGTTAACTCACTGGTCAAGGAGGGTCCTCTGAGTAAGACCAAGCCGTTTATTCTGAAGGAGTATCTGAGTAAACGAAGTGATTATCAGGGAGGAACGGTGAACAAGATGTTTGCAGCAACGAATAAGATCCAGGCGTTGGGTATGATGTAG